In Thermoanaerobaculia bacterium, the genomic window ACGATCTCCTGCACCTTGGCCTTGGCTGGAACGCGGAACTCCTCCTGGCGCTCGCGATAGGTGCGCTGCAGCCATTCGTCGTCGACCTCCACCTTGGCGCGCACCTCGCGCTGGATGACGGCGTTGACGCGGATCGACCTCGACGTGCGCTCGCGGAAGTCCTCGAGCGACATGCCGGCGCTCCGCAGCGCCTTGGCGAAAGCGTCCTCGGTCGTGAGACCCATGCGGTTGCGGGTCGCGTCCATGGCCTCGTCGAGCTCGCCCTTCGAGGGTTCGATGACCAGCTGCCGGGCGCGCGACAGGAGCAGCATTTCGTCCAGGATCTCGCGCATCGTCGCCTTGCCGGCATCCGCCTCGAGCTGCTGCCTCTCCTCGAGCGCGAGCTCGGACTCCTGGATCGCCCGAACGCGCGCCGACTTGCGCTCGCGATAGTCGTAGTAGGTGCTGATCTCGTCGTTGACGCGCAGAATGATGGCGTTCAGATCCTCCGCGAAAAGCGGCACGGCAGCGGCGCCGGGGAACGCCGACAACACCAGGACGGCACAGACGGTTCGCTTCACGAACTCAACGCTCTTCATGCGGCCTCGATATCGGGAAGGATCCCCGGTAGTTGAACGGCAGGTTGCGGTCGTACACCACGACAGTGTAACGGCTCTGCGCATCGGCGAACAGGGCTTCGAGACGCCTGTCGGCGCTCTCCTGCCGGAGCCGCTGACGAATCTCGGGTTCGACCTGGGCGAGGGTGGGGCTCTCGGCGGGCCAGCGCTCGACCACCTGGAAGAGGTGAAAGCCGTAGTCGGCGGCGAGGACGTCGCTCACCTTGCCCACCTCCAGGCGGAAGATCAGATCCGCGAACGCCGGCGGCAGCTCGTCGCGCGCCAGGATTCCCTGGTCGCCGCCGGCCGGCGCCGAGTCCGGGACGCTGACCTTGCGGAGCACGCCTTCGAAGGGCAGGCCCGCGATGAGCTCGCGGCGCGCGCGTTCGGCCACCAGCCGGTCGTCGACGAGAATCTGGCGCAGATGCACGCGCGCCGGCCGCGCGAACTCGGGCGAGTGGGCGGCGAAGTAGGCCGCGATCTCGGCCGCGGTCGGCTCCGGCGAAGGGCTCGCGGCCAGGAGCGGCTCGACCGCCGCGGCGGCCGGCACCGTGGCGTCGATCAGATTGCGCTCGCGCGCCAGCATGGCGAGCATCTCCTCGCGCACGAACTGGTCGAAGAGCCGGGTCAGCACTTCGCTCGCGAGGCCGCCGCCGGACTCGCCGAGATTGCGCTCCAGGTAGGCCTCGAACGCCGCCGCCTTGAGCTCGCGAGGGCCGACCTTGGCCACCAGGTCCGGAGAGGGCAGCGGCTGCCGCTGCCGGCAGCCTGCGGAGCACAGCGCGGCGAGCGCGAGACCCAGCCACGCGACCGTCGCGGGCCTTCTCACGCCGCGAGCTCCGCCAGCACGCCGCGAGCCGCGTCGATGACCGACATCCCGGCGGGGAGATCCAGCGTGAGCACGCCGGTCGGGCTGAACGCCGCGCCGGCGCGGGTCGAGACGTAGCGGATCAGGCGGTCGACATCGATTCTCGCGTCCCGGCGCAGACGGAAGATCAGCTGGCCCCCGCTGGCCGAGATCGCCTGCACCCGCAGGGCCTCGGCGGCGCGCTTCAAGTCGACGAGGTCGAGCAGCGCGAGCACCGCCTTCGGCGGCTTGCCGAAGCGGTCGGTGAGCTCCTCGAGCAGCTCCTGGCGCGGCAGCTCGGCGGTGGCGAGCTTGCGGTAGATCTCCATGCGCAGGTTCTCGTCGGTGATGTAGTCCTTCGGAATCGTCATCGTGAGCGGCAGGTCGAGGGCCACGCTGGGGCCCTCCTCCACGGTGTCGCCCTTGAGCTCGCGCACGGTCTCTTCGAGCATCTTGAGATAGGTCTCGATGCCGAGCTCGGCGATGTGACCGCTCTGCTCGCCGCCGAGGAGATTGCCGGCGCCGCGGATCTCGAGGTCGCGCCCGGCGATGCGGAAGCCGGCTCCCAGCTC contains:
- a CDS encoding SurA N-terminal domain-containing protein, with protein sequence MKSVEFVKRTVCAVLVLSAFPGAAAVPLFAEDLNAIILRVNDEISTYYDYRERKSARVRAIQESELALEERQQLEADAGKATMREILDEMLLLSRARQLVIEPSKGELDEAMDATRNRMGLTTEDAFAKALRSAGMSLEDFRERTSRSIRVNAVIQREVRAKVEVDDEWLQRTYRERQEEFRVPAKAKVQEIV
- a CDS encoding peptidylprolyl isomerase → MRRPATVAWLGLALAALCSAGCRQRQPLPSPDLVAKVGPRELKAAAFEAYLERNLGESGGGLASEVLTRLFDQFVREEMLAMLARERNLIDATVPAAAAVEPLLAASPSPEPTAAEIAAYFAAHSPEFARPARVHLRQILVDDRLVAERARRELIAGLPFEGVLRKVSVPDSAPAGGDQGILARDELPPAFADLIFRLEVGKVSDVLAADYGFHLFQVVERWPAESPTLAQVEPEIRQRLRQESADRRLEALFADAQSRYTVVVYDRNLPFNYRGSFPISRPHEER